Within Pseudomonas paeninsulae, the genomic segment CGACGAGTTCGGCACCACCTTCGGCAATATCTATGCACTGACCGGCACAGGTTTCGACTACGCGGTGCTCAAGGACTATGCCGACCGCGTGCAGCTGCAGCTGCAGCGGGTCAAGGATGTTGGCAAGGTCGATCTGCTCGGTCTGCAGGACGAGAAGATCTGGATCGAGTTGTCCAACACCAAGCTGGCCACCCTCGGCCTGCCGCTGAGCGTGGTGCAACAGGCGCTGGAAGAGCAGAACGCGGTGGCGGCGGCCGGCTTCTTCGAAACCGTCTCTGACCGCGTGCAGCTGCGGGTGACCGGGCGCTTCGAGTCGGTCGAGGACATCCGCAACTTCCCGATCCGGGTGGCCGAGCGGACCTTCCGCATCGGCGATGTAGCCGAGGTCAAACGCGGCTTCAACGACCCACCGGCGCCGCGCATGCGCTTCATGGGTGAAGACGCCATCGGCCTGGCCGTATCGATGAAGGCCGGCGGCGACATCCTGGTGCTGGGCAAGGCCCTGGAAATCGACTTCGCCCGCCTGCAGGAAACCCTGCCGGCCGGCATGCAACTGCGCAAGGTCTCGGATCAACCGGCGGCGGTGAAGACCGGCGTCGGCGAGTTCATTCGCGTACTCACCGAGGCGGTGATCATTGTCCTGCTGGTGAGCTTTTTCTCCCTCGGCCTGCGCACCGGCCTGGTGGTGGCGCTGTCGATTCCGCTGGTGCTGGCGATGACCTTCGCCGCCATGTACTACCTGGGGATCGGCCTGCACAAGATCTCCCTCGGCGCGCTGGTGTTGGCGTTGGGGCTGATGGTCGACGACGCGATCATTGCCGTGGAAATGATGGCGATCAAGATGGAGCAGGGCTACGACCGCATCAAGGCGGCCAGCTATGCCTGGACCAGCACCGCCTTTCCGATGCTCACCGGGACCCTGATCACCGCCGCCGGCTTTCTGCCGATCGCCATCGCGCAGTCCGGCACCGGCGAATACACCCGTTCGATCTTCCAGGTGGTGACCATCGCCTTGCTGGTGTCATGGATCGCCGCCGTGGTCTTCGTGCCCTACCTGGGCGCCAAGCTGCTGCCGGACCTGGCCAAGTTGCATGCGGCCAAGCATGGCAGCAGCGCCGAGGGGCATGATCCCTACGCGACACCGTTCTATCAGCGCGTGCGGCGTACCGTGCAATGGTGCGTGCGGCGGCGCAAGACGGTGATCCTGCTGACCCTTGCGCTGTTCGTCGCCTCGATAGTGCTGTTCCGTTTCGTGCCACAGCAGTTCTTTCCCGCTTCCGGGCGTCTGGAGCTGATGGTCGACCTCAAACTGGGCGAAGGCGCCTCCTTGAACGCCACTGCAGAGCAGGTCAAGCATCTCGAGCAACTGCTCGATGGCCACGAGGGCATCGACAATTATGTCGCCTATGTCGGCACTGGCTCGCCGCGCTTCTACCTGCCGCTCGACCAGCAACTGCCGGCTGCCAGTTTTGCCCAGTTCGTGGTGCTGGCGAAAAGCATCGAGGAGCGCGAAAAAATCCGCAGCTGGCTGATCGCCACCCTGAATGACGAATTCCCAGCCCTGCGTACGCGCGTTTCGCGCCTGGAGAACGGCCCGCCGGTTGGCTACCCGGTGCAGCTGCGCGTCTCCGGCGAGCATATCGACGAGGTTCGCGCGCTGGCCCGCGAGGTGGCGGACAAGGTGCGCGACAACCCGCATGTGGCCAACGTGCACCTGGACTGGCAAGAGCCGAGCAAGGTGGTGCGCCTGAATATCGACCAGGAGCGCGCGCGTGCCCTGGGCATCAGCACCGCCGATCTGTCGCGCTTTCTGCGCAGCTCGCTGACCGGCTCGTCGGTGAGTCAGTACCGCGAAGGCAACGAACTGATCGAAATTCTGCTGCGCGGCACTCTGAGCGAGCGCCAGCAACTCGGTCTATTGCCGAGCCTGGCGATACCCACCGACAGCGGCACCAGCGTGCCCTTGGCGCAGATCGCCATCCTCGAATACGGTTTCGAGGAAGGGGTGATCTGGCACCGCAATCGCTTGCCGACCGTCACCGTACGCGCCGACATCTACGGCAAAGAGCAACCGGCCAGTCTGGTCAAACAGATCCTGCCGACCCTGGAGCCGATCCGCGCGGCGCTGCCCGATGGCTACCTGCTGGACGTCGGCGGTACGGTCGAGGACTCGGCGCGCGGGCAGCAGTCGGTGAATGCCGGGGTGCCGCTATTTATCGTGGTGGTGCTGACCCTGCTGATGCTGCAGCTGAAAAGCTTCTCGCGCTCGGCGATGGTGTTCCTCACCGCGCCGCTGGGCCTGATCGGCGTGACCCTGTTCCTGCTGATTTTCCGCCAGCCGTTCGGCTTCGTTGCCATGCTTGGCACCATCGCCCTGTCCGGCATGATCATGCGTAACTCGGTGATCCTGGTCGATCAGATCGAGCAGGACAGAAGCGCCGGCATGGACAGTTGGAACGCCATTATCGAAGCCACGGTGCGGCGCTTCCGGCCCATCGTGCTGACCGCCCTGGCGGCGGTGCTGGCGATGATCCCGCTGTCGCGCAGCGTGTTCTTCGGGCCGATGGCGGTGGCCATCATGGGCGGCCTGGTCGTCGCCACGGCGCTGACCCTGCTGTTCCTGCCGGCACTCTACGCCGCCTGGTTCCGGGTCAAGCAAGAGCCTGATCCGGCGATTTAACTCGCCCGCTACCCGAACAACGCCGTTCACTTGGCTCAAGTGAACGGCGTTTTTTGTCGCGCCTATGTGGGTCTGCAGGCCCTGCGAGATTGTCGGGTGGATGACGCTTAATCCATCCGCCATTAGCGATGCTGGCTGAAAACGGCGTCGTCGAGCCTACCCAGTTTTGGTCGCCGGATAAGCTGCCGAACGCGGTGCGATCCGCAACGCATCTGTGGATTGCACTGGCGCTCAGCCCGGCTACAAATCCCGCTGTTGGTCCCGTTTTGCGCGGCGCCGAACCGATTTTGGCGGGCGCTGTCCGCCCACAGGCCGGGCTCAAGCTGTTACCGTTGTGGCAGGCAGTTGCCGGCAGGCGTGGTTTTTTGCGCGTGAATCCGTTGCGTTGCAGGCCTGATTCCTGCGCTGGTTTGTCTTCTGCTGCTCATTGCATGGGTTGCACTAAATTCCATGAATTCAGGGAGACCTCGCATGTCATTGAAAAATACCGTCCACTTGATCGCCTATCCCAACCGCATCGGTTCGGACCTGGCTGACCTGGCCAATTTCGTCGAACACAAGCTCGGTCGCGCGGTGGGTGGGGTGCATGTTCTGCCGCCCTTTCCGTCGAATGCCGACAGTGGCTTCTCGCCGCTGACGCACAAGCGCATCGACCCGGCTCTCGGCGATTGGGCAGACATCGAGCGCCTGACCGCGCACTACGATGTCTGTCTGGATCTGGTACTCAATCACCTGGCCGATGACTCGCCGGAGTTCCAGGACTACCTGCAAAAGGGCGATGACTCGGAGTGGGCCGAGATGTTCGTCGATGTCGACAGCCTGGGCGAGATCGGCCCGGACGATCTGGCGAAGATCCACATCCGCAAGGAAAAGGAACCGTTCCGCGAAATCACCTTTGCCGACGGCAGCAGCGGGCGGGTCTGGTGCACCTTCACCGAGCGTCAGATCGACCTCAACTACGACTCGCCGGTGACCTACCAGATGATGGCCGACACCATCGCCTTTCTCGCCGAGCGCGGGGTGAAACTGTTGCGTCTGGATGCCTTCGGCTACACCACCAAGAAGATCGGCACCAGCTGCTTTCTGGTCGAGCCGCAGGTGTGGCAAATCCTCGACTGGTTCAAGAACACGGCGGCGACCCGCGGCATAGAGATACTGCCCGAGGTGCACGACCACCCGAGTTGGCAGTACGCCATCTCGGCGCGCGGCATGTGGTCCTATGCCTTCGCGCTGCCGCCCCTGCTGCTGTATACGCTGCTCGACGGCAACAGCCAGTACCTCAAGTCCTGGCTGCGCATGTGTCCGCACAACCAGATCACCGTGCTCGATACCCACGATGGCATCTGCATTCCGGATGTGGAGGAAATCCTTCCGCGTGAGCATATCGAAGCACTGATCCAGAACGTCTCGGAACGCAGCGCCGACCCCATTCTGCGCCGCTCGGCCGCCAACGTGCACAGCGTCGGCGCGATCTACCAGCTCACCTGCACCTTCTTCGATGCCCTGCAGGGCAACGAAGACGCCTACATCGCCGCCCGCGCGATCCAGTTCTTTACCCCCGGCATTCCGCAGGTCTACTACGTCGGCCTGCTGGCCGGCCACAACGACACCGAGCTGTTGGAAGAAACGGGCGAGGCGCGGGAAATCAACCGCCACTACTATTCGTTGGACGAGGCCGAGCAGGCCCTGCAAGCCCCAGTGGTGCAGCGTCTGCTCAGCCTGATGGAGCTGCGTTCGACCCACCCGGCCTTCGCCGGCGAGTTCGAACTGCATCAGTCGAACATGTCGAGCGTCTCCATGGGCTGGCGCGCCGGTGAGCATTGGTGCCACCTGTTCGTCGACCTGAATTTCCGCACCGCCACGATCACCTGCAGTGGCCCGGAGGGGGAAGAGGAAACGTCCTGCAGGTGTTGAGCCGGTAGTCGTGGGGTGCAGGATTGAAGCGTTTCCGCAGCAGTCGGGTTTGGCTGCGCTGCGTTTCCATGCGGCCAGCTGATGTTGGCATTGGCCGTCGCCGGGGTGATTGCGGGCGAATGACAAACCACCGGGTAGGATGGGTTGAGCAGAGCGATACCCATGCGGTTGTTGGTCAGCCTGCTTGATGGGTATCGCTGCGCTCAACCCATCCTACGAACCAGCCTGCGGCTGTGACTGCGCTGCGATTCCACGCGGCCACCAGATGGGGCTTTGGGCGCCGTCTGGGTCATTGCGGGCGAATGACAAACCGCCAAACCAGCACCGAACTACAACGCCCCAAACACCTTCTTCGCCAAACTGGTCGCCGCCCCGGCCGGGTTCTGGCGAATGCTGGCTTCCTGCTTGGCGATCATTTCGAACAGGCCGTCCAGCGCCTGTTCGGTGACGTAGTTTTCGATAGAGGCGCTCTTCGCGTCGACCACGCCGAAGCTCGCGGCCTGGCCGGCGAAGGCGTTGTACTGCTGGGCCAGGCCAACCTGGTCGGTGGCCTGCTTGACGATCGGCAGGAAGCGCGCGCGGATCTGCTCGCGGCTGCTCTTGTTCAGGTACTGGGTGGCCGAGTCCTGCGGGCCAGCGAGGATGCCCTTGGCATCCTGTACGGTCATCTTCTGCACGGCACTCACCAGCAAGGCCTGGGCCTGCGGTACGGCGGCTTCGGCAGCCTGGTTCATGCTGGCTTCCAGCTGGGTCACCTGGGCGCCCATGCCCATCATCTTCATGGTTTTCGCCGCCTTGCCGAGGTTGCCCGGCAGCTCGATGCGTACCTGCGGGTTATTGCTGAAACCGCCCGGGGCGCCCAGTTGCTTGACCGCCACCTGCGCGCCCTGGATCAAGGCGTCCTTCAGCCCACCGCTGGCGTCCTGCTGGGACAGGTCGGCGAGCGACAGGGCAAAAGCGCTGGCAGACAGGGCCAGGCCGGCAACGAGTGCAGAGATGCGAAACATGGGGCGATCCTTCTTGCGCTGAGGTATCTAGCGAGGGTAGCGGAGCGGGGCGCTGGTGCAAACCCTGGGACTATCTTTATGCCCGCCCGGCGTCGGCGGCGACGCATTCACGCAGCCAGTCGATGAAGACCTGCAGCCGGCTCGGCATGGGCTCATGGGCTGGGTGCACCAGCTGGTACTGACAGCGACTGGTCAGCGCGAAGCCGCCGAATGGCAGGATGAGTTCGCCTCGTTCAAGCCGCTGCTGCACCAGCTGATAGCGGCCGATGGCGATCCCCGCGTGATTGATCGCCGCCAGCACGCAGAGGTCGGAACGGTCGAAGGTGAGACTGCGCTGGGGCAGCGTGGCCTCAATCCCGAAGTGCCTGGCCCACAGTTGCCACTCGGCATCATAGGCGGCGTTGTCCCAGGCCAGGGAGTCATGCAGCAGGGTGCACTGTTGCAGGTTGTCCGGGTTATCCAGCAAGCCATGGCGCTGGGCATACTCGGGGCTGCACACCGGGGCGATCTGTTCGTCCATCAGTTGGCTGGCGATCAGGCCGGGAAACGTATCGCTGGTGAAATACAGCGCCAAATCGATGTTCTGGGTGCGGAAGTCGACCGTGTCGTTGCCCACCCGGATATCCAGGGCAACCGAGGGGTAACGGGCGGTAAAGTCGGCCAGCCTCGGCACCAGCCAGCATTCGGCGAGCGAGGGGCGGACATAGATCGCCAGCGGCCCGGCGATTTCGGAACCTGGGGCCTGCTGCAAGGCTTCGAGCAACTCGCCCACGGCACCTTGCAGGATGTTGAAGATGCGCTCGCCATCCGCGGTTAGGCGAATCTGCCGGGTCAGGCGCTGAAACAGTTTCAAGCCCAGCCCGCGTTCCAGGCGGCCGATACGATGGCTGACGGCGCTCGGCGTCAGGCATAGCTCGTCTGCCGCGCGGGCAAAGCTCAGATGGCGCGCCGCCGCAAGGAAGGTATGCAGGTTGGCGAACTGGCTACTGTTGAGCCCGGCGCCAAGCCGAGGGGGAAGATTGAGCATGAGGTCATTCTAGCAATGAGCGGTTGTGAAAAAACGCTCGCGTACTGCGACCGAGCGCTGGCGAGCCGGTCAGGGCAGCCAGCGCATACGCCGGGTTCAGGCCTGTTCCGCTTGCAACAGGTGCCGGCCCTTGGCCAGATAGTCGGCCATTTCCGCCGCGGGCACCATGCTGCCGCCGGTGGCCCAGACCAGATGAGTCGCCTGGGCCATCCGCGCCGGGGTCAGGTGCATGCGCGCGCGATAGCCTTGCTCCTCGCTGAGCACGCGGGCCATGCCCGGTACGCCGGCCAGCGCCGAGGGTTCGAGGCGCAGGCCTTCGCTGCTTTCCAGCAGCGCCAGCAGGCGATACAACTCTTCATCGCTGACCGTGTAATAGCCGTCGATCGAACGCTGCATGGCGCGGCCGACGAAGCCGGACGGGCGGCCGACCGCCAGGCCATCGGCGGCGGTGAGGTTGTCGATGCCGAAGTCCTGCACCGAGACCTCATCGTGGCGACCGGTATGCACTCCGATCAGCATGCAGGGTGAGTGAGTGGGCTCGGCAAACAGGCAATGCACCGCATCGCCAAACGCCAACTTGAGGCCGAAGGCCACTCCGCCTGGGCCACCGCCGACGCCACAGGGCAGGTAGACGAACAGCGGGTGCTCGGCATCGACGCTGATCGCCGCGGCGGCCAATTGTTGCTTCAGCCGTTCTGCGGCGACGGCATAGCCGAGAAACAGGCTGGTCGAATTTTCATCATCGACGAAGTGGCAGCAGGGGTCGGCATCCGCCTGTTTGCGCCCCTCGGCCACCGCAACGCTGTAGTCGCAGGCGTACTCGACCACAGTCACGCCATGGCCGCGCAGCTTGTCCTTCTTCCACTGCCGCGCATCGGCCGACATATGCACCGTCGCCTGGAAGCCTAGGCGGGCGCTGATGATGCCGATCGACAGGCCGAGATTGCCGGTCGAACCGACGGCAATCTTGTAGCGGCCGAAGAAGGCCCGGGCCGCATCGCTGTCGAGCAGGGCGTAATCGTCGGTTATTTGCAGCAAGCCTTCGGCCAGCGCCAGCTCCTCGGCATGCTTGAGCACCTCATAGATGCCGCCGCGCGCCTTGATCGATCCGGAGATGGGCAGATGGCTGTCCTGCTTGAGCCACAGCGCACCGCCCCCGTTGAGTCCATAGCGTTCGCCCAGCAGGGCCTGCAGGTGCGGCACCGCGCGGATACTCGACTCGATGATCCCGCCACTGCCTGCGGTCTCCGGGAATGCGCGGGCGATGTAGGGGGCGAAGCGCAACAGGCGCGCGCTGGCGTCGTCGACGTCTGTCTGGGTCAGCCCGACATCCTGCAAGGCCTCGGCCGCACAGGCGATTCGCGGATTGAACCAGCTGGTCTCCTGCAGCGCGATCAACTGGTTGAGCAGCGGGTATTCGTCGCACCAGGTGGTGAGGGGTTTGCCAAGCAGCATGGGTAGGTTCCTTGAGTCGGTGTGCCCTAGCGGATGTTCTGCTGCGCCTGGAGCAGAGCAACAGGCCGCGTAACGCTGCTATTAGGCGGCGCAACACAGCTGCTGACAAAGGATGCTTGTGCAACGGATAGATGACGCAAGATCGTCTGTACCCCAGCAATAGCGCCCGGACCTGAGCGAACCATGCGGTCCTGAATCGGCGGCTGCGCTCCATTCAGCTGCGCTCGGCGGGGGATTACTGCTGATTCATCCTGGCTGAATAAGCAGTAATCCGCCTTAGACAACCGGCGCGCGGGATGACTGGCGATCAACGCCAAGGTCGATATCCGCGCAACGGCTCATCTGCAATCAACGGCTGACGGCAGCAATCACCGAGATTTCTACCAGCAGTTCAGGGCTGGCCATCGAGGCTTCCACGCAGGCACGGGCAGGGGCGAAACCCGCTGGCACCCAGCTGTCCCAGACGCTGTTCATCTCGGCGAACAGGCTCATGTCTTTGATGTAGATGGTGGCGGACAGCAGCTGTTCGCGATTGCTGCCGACCGATTCCAGCAAGGTATCGACCTTGGCCAGCATGGTCCGCGTTTGTTCCTGAATTCCGGCGCTGCGGTCTTCTGCGACCTGCCCGCATAGATAGGCGGTCTGGTTATGCACCACGACTCGGCTCATTCGTGCAGCTGTTTCGTATCGGGTTATGCTCATGACGGCTCCTGTGAGAGTTCGATTTTGGGATGACACGACGAGCTTAGCGGGGCAGGGCGTATAAACCTATGCTGAAGTTTTGAGCGGTTGTGACAAAATTCCCGCCTGCAAACGCCCCGCGTCGGTTTCGCGACGGCGCTCGATATTTTCACACCCCCTGAACGCGATCCGTCGCAGTCATTCAGCTCGGCCGCATAGCCGAAGAGAAGCTAACCGCATGTCGCGAATACTTTCGATCCTGGCAGTGCTTGCCGCCTTGTACGTGGCGATCTGCGTCGCCTTGTTGGTGTTCCAGCGCAGCCTCATCTACTTCCCGCAACCGCTCTCCATCAGCCAGCCCGACACACTGCTCAGGCTGCCAGTGGACGATGGCGAGGTGCTGGTTTCAGTCAGGCCCCACGCCGGCCCGAATGCGCTGATCTACTTCGGTGGCAACGCCGAGGACGTTTCGCGGAATCTGGCCGAGTTTTCCCAGGCCTTTCCCGAACATGCGCTCTACTTGCTGCACTACCGCGGTTTTGCGGGCAGTGCCGGGTCGCCCTCCGAGGAGGCGATTCAGCGCGATGCCCTGGCCTTGTTCGACCGGGTGCATGCCGCGCATCCGCAGACCGTGGTGATGGGGCGCAGCCTGGGCACGGGGGTCGCCATTCGTCTGGCCAGCCAACGCCCGGCCTCACGCCTGCTGTTGATCACGCCGTTCGACAGCCTGCAGACGATCGCCGCACGGCAGTTCCCCTTCCTGCCGATTAAGTGGCTGCTCAAGGACAAGTTCGAATCCTCGACCTATGCCGCGCGCATCAAGGTGCCGACCCTGCTGATCGCGGCCGAACAGGACGAAATCATTCCACGTTCGAGTACCGAGGCGCTCTACCGGCATTTCGCGCCCGGCGTGGCCACGCTTAAGGTCATCCCGGACAAGGGCCACAACTCGATCTCCGAAAGCCCCGCGTACCTGCCTTTGCTGCGCTCCGCGATGTGAACAGGCTCTAGCGCTGGGTTGGGGGGATTCGGCGTGCTCAGAACAGGCCGAGCTGGCCGCCGACCAGGCGGGAGAAGTCGTCGCCCACGAACGGCAGGATGGCGTCTGCCACCGGCTGGAGCTGGCGCGTGAGGTAATGTTCGTAGTCGATGGGCGTACGCCGGGTTTCCAGCGGTTCGGGGCCGGCGAGGGTGATCACGTAGCTGATCCAGCCGCCATTCTGGTACTGGCGCGGGCGGCCTTGCTGGTCGTTGTATTCGTCGGCCATGCGCGCCGCGCGCACATGCGGCGGCACATTGCGCTGGTAGTCGTCCAGTCTACGGCGCAGGCGCTTGCGGTAGATCAGATGCTCATCGAGCTGGCCGGCCAGGGTGCGGCGCACGTAGTCGCGCACATAGTCCTGGTAGGGCTGCCGGTTGAAGATCAGCAGATACAGCTCGCGCTGGAACTGCCGGGCCAGCGGCGACCAGTCGCTGCGCACGGTTTCCAGGCCCTTGAAGACCATCTCGCTGCTGCCGTCCGCCGCCGTGACCAGCCCGGCGTAGCGCTTCTTGCTGCCCTCTTCGGCGCCGCGGATGGTCGGCATCAGGAAGCGGCTGTAATGGGTCTCGAACTGCAGCTCCAGGGCGCTTTCCAGGTCGTATTCCTGGCGCAGGTGCGCGCGCCACCACTGGTTGACGCGCTGCACCAGGGCGCGGCCGATCTGCGCCGCCTCCTCCTCGCCATGCGCGCGCCTGAGCCAGACGAAGGTCGAGTCGGTGTCGCCGTAGATCACCGCATGGCCTTCGGCCTCGATCAGCTCGCGGGTCCTGCGCATGATCTCGTGGCCGCGCAGGGTGATGGAGGAGGCCAGGCGCGGGTCGAAGAAGCGGCAGCCGCTGGAGCCGAGCACCCCGTAGAAGGCGTTCATGATGATCTTCAGCGCCTGCGACAGCGGCGCGTTGTGCTCGCGCTTGGCTGCCTCGCGGCCCTGCCAGACGCTTTCGACGATGGCCGGCAGGCAATGCCGGGTGCGCGAGAAGCGCGCGCCGCGAAAGCCCGGCACCGACTCGCTGTCCTCGGGCTGGCGCATGCCCTCCACCAGCCCCAGCGGATCGATCAGAAAGGTGCGGATGATCGACGGGTACAGGCTCTTGTAGTCGAGCACCAGCACCGATTCGTACAGGCCGGGCTGCGAGTTCATCACGAAGCCGCCGGGGCTGGCTTCCGGTGGTCGCTCGCCAAGGTTCGGCGCGACGAAGCCCTGGCGGTGCATCAGCGGGATGTACAGGTGGCAGAAGGCCGCGACCGAGCCGCCGCTGCGGTCGGCAGGCAGGCCGGTGACGGTGGCGCGCTCGAGCAGGAAGGTGAGGATCTCGGTCTTGGCGAAGATCCGCGTGACTAGCTCGCAGTCCTTGAGGTTGTAGCGCGCCAGGGCCGGCTTGTCCTCGGCGAACATCCGGTCGATGGCGTCCATGCGCTGGTACGGCGTGGCGATGTCCTTGCCTTCGCCGAGCAGGGTTTGCGCGACGTTCTCCAGGCTGAACGAGGAGAAGCTCCAGGTCGCCGAGCGCAGCGCCTCGATGCCGTCGATGATCAGTCGCCCGGCGGCCTCGGCGAAGAAGTGATTGTTACGGCTGGCATGCTCGCGCCAGCCCATCGCATCGCCGCCGCGACCGAGCTGCAACGGCACCTGCAGGCGCTGGGCGTGCTCGTGCAACACACGCAGGTCGAACTGCACCAGGTTCCAGCCGATGATCGCATCGGGATCATGGGCGGCCAGCCACTGGTTGAGCTTCTCCAGCAACTGCTGGCGGCTGGTGCAGTACTCCAAGGCGAAATCCAGCGGCGTGTCCGCGCCGTTGGCCGGCCCGAGCATATACACCTGGCGCTGGCCGCAACCCTCGAGGGCGATCGAATACAGGTCGCCCTGGGCATTGGTTTCGATGTCCAGGGACGCCAGCTTCAAGCGCGGGCGATAGTCCGGGGCGGGCTTCATCTGCGCATCGAGCAGCATGCCGCTGGCGTCCGGCGTGCCACCGAAGCACACCGGCGCGGTGATGAAGCGCTCCATCAGGTAGCGCTCCGGCGGGCGGATATCGGCCTCGTACACCTCGACCCCGGCCTTGCGCAGCAGCTTGTCGATATTCATCAACTGGCGATGCTGGCGGCAATACAGGCCGAGCACCGGCCGATGGTGGAAGTCGCACAGCTCCAGCGGGCGCAATTCGACGTCACGTTCCCCGCGCAGCAACGCCTCGGCCAACGCGCGTTGCTCGGCAGGAATAAACGCCACCGAGGGCTGACACGGCAGGCGGATATGCCGCGGCCCGGCGTCGGTTGCCAACCAGAACTCGACATGCGTACCGGCCGGCGTATCGCGCCAGTGTCGGGTCAGGACAAAACCCTGCTGTAGATCCACCGCTGCAACCTCAAGTCCTTGTTTCACGCTGCGATTCTACGTGGCATGGGACGCGATTGCGCGGGCAGGGCAGCGGGGTGGGTTATCTGGGCGATTGTGAGTGTGGGCGTGGGTTGTTGTGGGGGGCAGTTGCCGGCCAGAAGGGGACATTTGAATAGACCTACAAGATAAAGCGCGGGTCAGACTTCACTCCTCTTCCAGCATAGGTAACTGAAAATTATAGTTCTTTATGCGCGACATATTTCGTCGCACATGTACTCCATGCTTCCAGTCGAGAACATCACTGGAAACACATCATGGATCGCCTGATCAAGGAAAATCTCGAAGCCCTTCTGCAAGACGCTTCGCATAGCAAACGTTTGGGCCGGCGCATCATCAATCTCGCCGGCTTTCTCTCCTCGGACGAGCCGCCAATCAGCATCCGCGA encodes:
- a CDS encoding efflux RND transporter permease subunit, whose translation is MDFNLSAWALRNRQIVLYIMLLLAVVGGISYTKLGQSEDPPFTFKAMVVRTNWPGASAEEVANQVTERIEKKLMETGEYERIVSFSRPGESQVTFIARDSMHSEEIPDLWYQVRKKVGDIRHTLPPGIQGPFYNDEFGTTFGNIYALTGTGFDYAVLKDYADRVQLQLQRVKDVGKVDLLGLQDEKIWIELSNTKLATLGLPLSVVQQALEEQNAVAAAGFFETVSDRVQLRVTGRFESVEDIRNFPIRVAERTFRIGDVAEVKRGFNDPPAPRMRFMGEDAIGLAVSMKAGGDILVLGKALEIDFARLQETLPAGMQLRKVSDQPAAVKTGVGEFIRVLTEAVIIVLLVSFFSLGLRTGLVVALSIPLVLAMTFAAMYYLGIGLHKISLGALVLALGLMVDDAIIAVEMMAIKMEQGYDRIKAASYAWTSTAFPMLTGTLITAAGFLPIAIAQSGTGEYTRSIFQVVTIALLVSWIAAVVFVPYLGAKLLPDLAKLHAAKHGSSAEGHDPYATPFYQRVRRTVQWCVRRRKTVILLTLALFVASIVLFRFVPQQFFPASGRLELMVDLKLGEGASLNATAEQVKHLEQLLDGHEGIDNYVAYVGTGSPRFYLPLDQQLPAASFAQFVVLAKSIEEREKIRSWLIATLNDEFPALRTRVSRLENGPPVGYPVQLRVSGEHIDEVRALAREVADKVRDNPHVANVHLDWQEPSKVVRLNIDQERARALGISTADLSRFLRSSLTGSSVSQYREGNELIEILLRGTLSERQQLGLLPSLAIPTDSGTSVPLAQIAILEYGFEEGVIWHRNRLPTVTVRADIYGKEQPASLVKQILPTLEPIRAALPDGYLLDVGGTVEDSARGQQSVNAGVPLFIVVVLTLLMLQLKSFSRSAMVFLTAPLGLIGVTLFLLIFRQPFGFVAMLGTIALSGMIMRNSVILVDQIEQDRSAGMDSWNAIIEATVRRFRPIVLTALAAVLAMIPLSRSVFFGPMAVAIMGGLVVATALTLLFLPALYAAWFRVKQEPDPAI
- the gtfA gene encoding sucrose phosphorylase translates to MSLKNTVHLIAYPNRIGSDLADLANFVEHKLGRAVGGVHVLPPFPSNADSGFSPLTHKRIDPALGDWADIERLTAHYDVCLDLVLNHLADDSPEFQDYLQKGDDSEWAEMFVDVDSLGEIGPDDLAKIHIRKEKEPFREITFADGSSGRVWCTFTERQIDLNYDSPVTYQMMADTIAFLAERGVKLLRLDAFGYTTKKIGTSCFLVEPQVWQILDWFKNTAATRGIEILPEVHDHPSWQYAISARGMWSYAFALPPLLLYTLLDGNSQYLKSWLRMCPHNQITVLDTHDGICIPDVEEILPREHIEALIQNVSERSADPILRRSAANVHSVGAIYQLTCTFFDALQGNEDAYIAARAIQFFTPGIPQVYYVGLLAGHNDTELLEETGEAREINRHYYSLDEAEQALQAPVVQRLLSLMELRSTHPAFAGEFELHQSNMSSVSMGWRAGEHWCHLFVDLNFRTATITCSGPEGEEETSCRC
- a CDS encoding DUF4197 domain-containing protein gives rise to the protein MFRISALVAGLALSASAFALSLADLSQQDASGGLKDALIQGAQVAVKQLGAPGGFSNNPQVRIELPGNLGKAAKTMKMMGMGAQVTQLEASMNQAAEAAVPQAQALLVSAVQKMTVQDAKGILAGPQDSATQYLNKSSREQIRARFLPIVKQATDQVGLAQQYNAFAGQAASFGVVDAKSASIENYVTEQALDGLFEMIAKQEASIRQNPAGAATSLAKKVFGAL
- the dsdC gene encoding DNA-binding transcriptional regulator DsdC, whose product is MLNLPPRLGAGLNSSQFANLHTFLAAARHLSFARAADELCLTPSAVSHRIGRLERGLGLKLFQRLTRQIRLTADGERIFNILQGAVGELLEALQQAPGSEIAGPLAIYVRPSLAECWLVPRLADFTARYPSVALDIRVGNDTVDFRTQNIDLALYFTSDTFPGLIASQLMDEQIAPVCSPEYAQRHGLLDNPDNLQQCTLLHDSLAWDNAAYDAEWQLWARHFGIEATLPQRSLTFDRSDLCVLAAINHAGIAIGRYQLVQQRLERGELILPFGGFALTSRCQYQLVHPAHEPMPSRLQVFIDWLRECVAADAGRA
- the dsdA gene encoding D-serine ammonia-lyase, with amino-acid sequence MLLGKPLTTWCDEYPLLNQLIALQETSWFNPRIACAAEALQDVGLTQTDVDDASARLLRFAPYIARAFPETAGSGGIIESSIRAVPHLQALLGERYGLNGGGALWLKQDSHLPISGSIKARGGIYEVLKHAEELALAEGLLQITDDYALLDSDAARAFFGRYKIAVGSTGNLGLSIGIISARLGFQATVHMSADARQWKKDKLRGHGVTVVEYACDYSVAVAEGRKQADADPCCHFVDDENSTSLFLGYAVAAERLKQQLAAAAISVDAEHPLFVYLPCGVGGGPGGVAFGLKLAFGDAVHCLFAEPTHSPCMLIGVHTGRHDEVSVQDFGIDNLTAADGLAVGRPSGFVGRAMQRSIDGYYTVSDEELYRLLALLESSEGLRLEPSALAGVPGMARVLSEEQGYRARMHLTPARMAQATHLVWATGGSMVPAAEMADYLAKGRHLLQAEQA
- a CDS encoding RidA family protein, which codes for MSITRYETAARMSRVVVHNQTAYLCGQVAEDRSAGIQEQTRTMLAKVDTLLESVGSNREQLLSATIYIKDMSLFAEMNSVWDSWVPAGFAPARACVEASMASPELLVEISVIAAVSR
- a CDS encoding alpha/beta hydrolase, whose translation is MSRILSILAVLAALYVAICVALLVFQRSLIYFPQPLSISQPDTLLRLPVDDGEVLVSVRPHAGPNALIYFGGNAEDVSRNLAEFSQAFPEHALYLLHYRGFAGSAGSPSEEAIQRDALALFDRVHAAHPQTVVMGRSLGTGVAIRLASQRPASRLLLITPFDSLQTIAARQFPFLPIKWLLKDKFESSTYAARIKVPTLLIAAEQDEIIPRSSTEALYRHFAPGVATLKVIPDKGHNSISESPAYLPLLRSAM